Genomic window (Polaribacter batillariae):
TCTTTTCCAATAATTGGCTCACTAATCATTTGTTCAAAAACTGGCCCGTAAATACCTATGTTGGAGCTTAATGTAGCCGCTAAAGCATAGCGTAAAAGAAATTTAGCTTCTGGTGCATTTTGTAAATGAAACGGGTTAATATCTGGTGTATTTGGCCAAAAATTAGGACGCATGTATTCTTTTTGATCGGTTTTTGTTAACTCGTTCATATACTCGATAATCTCGTGTTTCGATTCTCGCCAAGTAAAATAAGTATAAGATTGGGTGTAACCTTGTTTTGCTAGTTGTTGCATTATTTTTGGGCGCGTAAATGCTTCTGCTAAAAATAATACATCTGGATGTTTTTTCTTTACTTCAGTAATTATCCAACCCCAAAAATAGTAAGGTTTTGTATGCGGATTATCTACTCTAAAAACATTAATGCCACAATCTATCCAATAAAACAAGGTGTCTAAACATTCTTTCCAAAGATTTTTATAATCTGCGGTTTCCCAATAAATTGGTAAAATGTCTTGGTACTTTTTTGGCGGATTTTCTGCATATTGTACAGTTCCATCTGGTCTCCACTTGAACCAATCTGGATGGTCTTTTACCCAAGGATGGTCTGGAGCTGCTTGTAAAGCGTAATCCATGGCAATTTCAATGCCTTGTTTTTTTGCGTCTTTAATTAATTCTTTAAAATCTTCTAAAGAACCCAATTCTGGATGAATGTCTTTATGCCCACCGTATTTAGACCCAATTCCCCAAGTAGAACCTACATCGTTCTTTTCTGCTTCTGTAGTGTTGTTTTTTCCTTTTCTGTTTACTTCTCCAATTGGATGAATAGGAGGGAAGTACAAGGTATCGAATCCCATTTTTGCGACTCTTGGCAACAATCTGTGGCAATCTTTAAAAGTACCATGTTTGCCTTCGGTTTCTGAAGCTGAGCGTGGAAAAAATTCGTACCAAGTACTAAAACGTGCTTTTAATCTATCTACATAAACAGATAAAGATTTGCTTTCTTGCGTTAATAGCTTGATAGGATATTTGATTAAAATTTCCTTTAATTTATTAGAAACTGCTTCTTTTATGGCTTCTGCATATGTTGTTTCGTCTTCGAAAATGGCAATTAAAGAATTTAAATATTTTTTTTCTTCTGTAGATGCTTTTTTAACGATTGGTTTTAATAATGCTGCGCCTTCTAAAAGTTCTGATTTTACGTGCTGATAATCATCAATTTTTCTGCCAATTCCATATTGCCAGTTTAATGGATAATCTACCCAACCTTGTAATTTGTATTCGTAAAACCCTTGTTTTGTTACTTGAAAACTAGCAGTATATCCATCGTTATTTGTTGGATACATTCTTGCTTCTTTCCAAGTTTTTTCATTTTTGTGTTTGTACAATAAACTAGCCTGAATTACATCGTGCCCATCTACTAAAATATCGGCAGTTACAGTTACAATTTCGTTTACAACACGTTTTATAAAAACAGCTCCACAGTTTATTTGAGGAGCTATGTTTTCTATTACAATTCTACTTTGATTTTGCATTAATTCGTTTTTCTTTTTAATGTTAAAGAATTTAAAATTAGTTCATTCCGATAATGGTTCCTTTTGGAATTGTTGCATCTTTTTTAATCACTACAATACCATCTTTAACAAAATAACTATCTGTTTCTGTATCTTCTAGATGAGGTCCTCCATTAATTTTAGTATCGTCTCCAATTCTACAATTTTTATCGATAATACAATTATTGATGTGGCATCTATCTCCAATTCCCATCATAATTTCAATTTTATTATTGGCAACTTCTTCTAACGATTCAAAAAAGTCGTTTCCCATCATGTAGGTATTCGAAACAACTGCTTCTTTACCAATTCTAGAACGAATTCCAATAACACAGGTATCAATTTTTGCTGCGTTTATAATACATCCTTCTCCAATAACAGCTTTGTGAAGCATTGTACCAGAAACTTTAGAGGTTGGTAAAATTCTAGCTCTTGTGTATATTCTTTTTTCTTCGTCGTACAAATTAAATTTTGGCACATCTTCTGCCAGGCCTAGGTTTGCTTCGAAGAAAGAGTCGATGTTTCCAATGTCTGTCCAATATCCTTCATATTGGTAGCTTAAGGTTTTGTGATCTCCAATGGCTTGTGGAATAATTTCTTTGCCAAAATCTACAGTATCTGGATTGTTCATTAATTTTACTAAAAGATCTCTGTTAAAAATATAAATTCCCATGGAGGCAAGGTAATGCCTGCCTTCATTTTTCATTTGATTACTAACATCGGAAGTCCAATCTGGTAGTAAATCTTCACTTGGTTTTTCGATAAAAGAAGTAATTGTGTTTTCGTCATTGGTTTTTAAAATACCAAATGAGGTCGCATCTTTAGCGTTTACAGGGTAGGTTGCAATCGATATTTCGGCATTGCTTTCTCTGTGTTTTTGAATCATATCGTTAAAATCCATTTGATATAATTGGTCTCCAGAAAGTATTAATGCATATTCGAAATCGTTTTGTAAAAAATGATGCATGCTTTGCCTTACAGCATCTGCAGTTCCTTGAAACCATTTATCGCTATGTATGGTTTGTTCTGCTGCTAAAACATCTACAAAAGCAGAGCTAAAAAAACTAAAATGATAGGTGTTTTTATATGTTGATTTAAAGAAGCTGAGTTAAACTGTGTTAAAACATACATTCTTTTTATATTTGAATTTATACAATTAGAAATAGGAATATCTACCAACCTATATTTTCCTGCAATTGGTACAGCTGGTTTAGATCTTGTTGCTGTTAATGGGTACAATCTAGAGCCTTGGCCTCCTCCTAAAATAATTCCTAATACTTTATCGTTTATCATCTGGTTAGTTTTTTAGTGATTTATATAATTCTTCTACTTGTTTTGCAATTGCTATCCAATCGAAATGTTCTTCAACTCTTTGTCTTCCTTTTTTTGCCATCGATTTTCTCAATTCAGGATTATGAATAACTTTGTTTATTCCATTTGCTAAATCTCTGGCAAATTTATCTGGATCAATAGGTTCGAAAGGTGCCGATTTTTGTTGCTCAACAGGCACTAAGATTCCAGTTTCGTTATGTACAACTACTTCTTTAATTCCTCCAACAGCACTGGCAACAACAGCTGTATCGCAAGCCATGGCTTCGATATTAATAATGCCAAAAGGTTCGTAAATAGATGGGCAACAGAAAACATGTGCATGAGAATATAATTGAATAATTTCTTTTTTGGTTACCATTTTATCAATCCAAATAACATTGCTGCGTGTTTTTTGAACCTCGTTTACGGCATTTTTCATTTCTTCTCCAATTTCTGGAGTATCTGGTGCCCCTGCACACAAAACAATTTGTGTATTTGCATCTATATATTTAATGGCATTTACTAGATGAATAATCCCTTTTTGTCTTGTTATTCTTCCTACAAAAAGAACATAAGGTTTGTTTTTATCGATACCATATTCATCTAAAGTATTGCTTTCGGAAGTGGTTATGTATTCTTGTAAATTAATTCCGTTGTAAATTACTTTTACTTTTTTTTCATCAACATTAAAATAATTTAAAACATCTTCTTTAGTTTCTTCTGAAACTGCAATAAGTGCGTCTGCCATTTCAATAGCTGTTTTTTCTATCCAAGAAGAAGCATCGTAACCACGACCTAATTGTTCTCTTTTCCAAGGTCTTAAAGGTTCTAAAGAATGTGTGGTAATTACTAGTGGAATTCCATAGCAAAGTTTTGCAACGATTCCTGCAAAATGAGCATACCAAGTATGGCAATGAACTACATCTGCATCAATTGGAGCCGCATTCATGTGAAGCCCAGTGCTTAGTGTTTTAAAAACAGCTTTTAATTTATCGTTAGAATTATCGAATATCGTATTTTCGTAAGGAAACCCTTTTACTGTTAAATTATTGTTTTTTGAATCTTGGTCTCCAAAGCACCTTACATCAATTTCCATTAGTTTAGCAAGTTCATTTGCTAAATATTCAACATGAACTCCAGCTCCACCATAAACATATGGAGGAAATTCTCTTGTAAAAAAAAGTGCTTTCATAGGCTTAACAGATAATTTAATAATTAATAATCGTTGTTTGTTTTTAAATTAACGACGTTAAATTAACAAAAAAATATCAGGTATTACCTACACAAGAAGTATTATTATCACTTTAATAATACAAAGGGGCAATTAGTATAGTATAATTAAAGATTTATTAGTAATAAGAAGCATTACTTAATATATTATTAAGATATAAAAAATAAAATTTAGCTGTTTCGCTGTTTATTAATTTCATCTTGAAGTTGTCTTCTTAATTTTTGCTCTCTTTCTAAAGATTTTTTGCGATGTTGTTCAAATTCTTGTTCTATTTCTAAAAGATTGCTTTGTGCTTCTTTTGTGATAACATGACTTCTAGAAAACTTAAAGGCAAAGTAAGATAAAGCCAAA
Coding sequences:
- a CDS encoding alpha-1,4-glucan--maltose-1-phosphate maltosyltransferase produces the protein MQNQSRIVIENIAPQINCGAVFIKRVVNEIVTVTADILVDGHDVIQASLLYKHKNEKTWKEARMYPTNNDGYTASFQVTKQGFYEYKLQGWVDYPLNWQYGIGRKIDDYQHVKSELLEGAALLKPIVKKASTEEKKYLNSLIAIFEDETTYAEAIKEAVSNKLKEILIKYPIKLLTQESKSLSVYVDRLKARFSTWYEFFPRSASETEGKHGTFKDCHRLLPRVAKMGFDTLYFPPIHPIGEVNRKGKNNTTEAEKNDVGSTWGIGSKYGGHKDIHPELGSLEDFKELIKDAKKQGIEIAMDYALQAAPDHPWVKDHPDWFKWRPDGTVQYAENPPKKYQDILPIYWETADYKNLWKECLDTLFYWIDCGINVFRVDNPHTKPYYFWGWIITEVKKKHPDVLFLAEAFTRPKIMQQLAKQGYTQSYTYFTWRESKHEIIEYMNELTKTDQKEYMRPNFWPNTPDINPFHLQNAPEAKFLLRYALAATLSSNIGIYGPVFEQMISEPIIGKEEYYMSEKFQLCHYDWNKENRLTTIISSINSIRKNNESFQQTNNIQFCETGNDHLIAFYKWNQDKTNETLTIISLDAYHSQSGSVQVPLQQLNVHEGQKIEVHDLITNNSYNWYNEWNYVELHPYIPFHIFKINK
- the glgA gene encoding glycogen synthase → MKALFFTREFPPYVYGGAGVHVEYLANELAKLMEIDVRCFGDQDSKNNNLTVKGFPYENTIFDNSNDKLKAVFKTLSTGLHMNAAPIDADVVHCHTWYAHFAGIVAKLCYGIPLVITTHSLEPLRPWKREQLGRGYDASSWIEKTAIEMADALIAVSEETKEDVLNYFNVDEKKVKVIYNGINLQEYITTSESNTLDEYGIDKNKPYVLFVGRITRQKGIIHLVNAIKYIDANTQIVLCAGAPDTPEIGEEMKNAVNEVQKTRSNVIWIDKMVTKKEIIQLYSHAHVFCCPSIYEPFGIINIEAMACDTAVVASAVGGIKEVVVHNETGILVPVEQQKSAPFEPIDPDKFARDLANGINKVIHNPELRKSMAKKGRQRVEEHFDWIAIAKQVEELYKSLKN